DNA sequence from the Candidatus Fluviicola riflensis genome:
TACGTCATGCATCCGTATAAATTGGTAAAAGACGTACGTACCGGCCATGAAACGGGCAATGTGGAAGCAGTGATGGACGGCGACATCAACGAATTCCTGAAAGCGTATTTGATGACTTACGGAAGTTAACATTTTTTCAGCATTGCAGGACTTTCATCCGTGCTTTTGATTAATTTAAAGCCTTAAACCAAACAGATGGATTCTCCGGTTCTTTTCTCTGAAAAACAGCGCTTTAAACAATGGTGGTTTTGGTTAATTCTTTTTGCGGTGAACGCGATTTTCCTTATTGGAGTTGTGCAGCAGGTCATTCTCGGAAAACAATTCGGGGATAAGCCAATGAGTGATACCGGCCTTTGTATTGTTGCGGGAATATTCCTGGCGATCACCCTGATTCTAAGCTTTAGCCAATTGCATACCATCATTACCCGGGAAGGAATAGTTGTTCGCTTAATTCCTTTTCATTTCGGGTTTAAACGCTATACCTGGGACCAGTTTTCAAAAGTGTATGTCCGCGAATATTCGCCCCTGACAGAATATGGCGGCTGGGGATTGCGCTATAGTATTTCAGGATACGGAAAAGCATACAACATAGCTGGAAAGCAGGGACTGCAACTGGAATTTCACAACGGGAAGAAATTGCTTATCGGTACGCAAAAAGCGAAAGAATTAAAAGCGGTTCTTGAAAAACTGGTGCCGCAACCCGATTTGTAAACGGTATCCATTACTTTTAGAATTCAAAAATTTACATCCATGGCCGACGAAGAAAAAATACAGATTTACCACAATGCGATGTGCTCTAAAAGTCGTGAAGGAATGTGCATGCTCGAAGAATTGGGCGACGAAGTAGAAATTGTCGAATACACCAAAAATCCGCTCACCGAAGAACAACTTTCGGAATTGATCGCCAAATTGGGAATTAGGCCGAAACAATTGGTTCGTACCAAGGAAGAAATCTATAAAACCAAATTCGCCGACCGCAAAATGACGCCCAAACAATGGATCAAAGCGATGATCAAATACCCCGAATTGATGGAACGCCCGATTGTGGTGAAAGGAAACAAGGCAGTGATTGGCCGTCCACCAACATTGATTACCGAACTTATTCAATCATAATCTTAGCTTGATGTTAAAAGAATTCGATTTTTTGCTCAAAATGCTGCCTGAGATTCTCGTAGCAGCCGCCTGCGGGACCATCGTGGGAATTGATCGGGAGATCAAAAACAAAGCCGCCGGAATTCGTACGCACGTACTTATTTGCGTGGGAGCAGCCATTTTTACATTGGTCGGAATCAGTTTCGGTGAAGGCTCGGATCCAACACGTGTTATTGGACAAA
Encoded proteins:
- the arsC gene encoding arsenate reductase (glutaredoxin) is translated as MADEEKIQIYHNAMCSKSREGMCMLEELGDEVEIVEYTKNPLTEEQLSELIAKLGIRPKQLVRTKEEIYKTKFADRKMTPKQWIKAMIKYPELMERPIVVKGNKAVIGRPPTLITELIQS